The nucleotide sequence CCAACAAACTCGCCCGGATGGCTTGGGCGATGATGGCAAGGAACGAACGTTACAATGAACCCGTCGCTCTCGCGGCGTGACGAGATCACACCGGTCATCCGGGTGTGACGTAACGGTTGGAAGGGCGAACAGCACTAATGCAGCGCCGGTCGATCCGGCGATCAGGACAACCCACTTGGGCCACAGCATCGTCGAATGCGTGCTATTGACCGGGACCTGATCCGCGGAGGGCATTATGGCCAGCGGTCATGCGTACCGCGTAAACAGGCCGAACACATGGCTGCTCCGACCAATGCTGCAAAGTGAAGATTCTTCTTGCCAACCCGGAGCCGTCCACACATGGCCCATCGCGACATATTGCGCTGCCGCACGAAGTCGGTCGCTATAGGGGCAAAGCAGACATTGCTTTAGTCACATCACGCCGCCGGGTTTATGGGTACACGGCCTAGTCACTGGGACTGACGATCGAGCTGGACCCGACTTGGTACGGTGCTCCTGAAAAGCCGCTCTGAGTTCAGCTAGTTCGTCGTTTGTTGCTCCTGTTCTGCGTCGGCCCGATTTGTAGGCAAGTCCATGTAGGCGATTGGCTGATCGAACTGGCTCGCCGTGAAGTCAAACCTCCGGCCTCCGATCCGATCGTAAAAATGGTCGCCGGCCGGTAGAGGCGTCTTCAGTAAGTCACCGCCAAAGAGTTCATGAATCAGCAGCGAAGTGACATTGCATTGCCCTGCTGCGGGATTGTTCGGAGTCCATTTGCTGGCAGTGGACAATGACCATGCCTTGCTCAGCGCGCTTTGAACTTCATCAGGATCGAAGCTCATCGTCACTCCAAAGATCGGCGAGGCGCAAATTCGGATTATACGATAATCGCTTTTCTGACACTGTTTTGCCCGACGTGTCAAACGGCTTCGCAGATCGCGGGATCCGTGGAGCGAAGCCCGTCACCTTCGCCAGCGCGCGCTGATGGCGGCGGTCGCCGCGAATGCGCAGCGCCGGGCGGGAGCCCAACTCCACCCACTCGTCATTGCGAGCGTGGCGAAGCACTCCAGGATCTTTGCGCAGAGGGACTCTGGATTGCTTCGCTCCGCTCGCAATGACGGTGTGGGAGCACACCCGCGTAAAATGACGATGTCATTCCGGATGCGCGCCGTCAGGCGAATGACCTGCACCGGCCTCGGCTGCGCGGTGATTGCCTCGTTCTGCCGATTTGGTCCGACGTGTCAAACCGTTGGCAGCATCCACAGGGCATCGTGCCCTCACCCCTCGTCTACTTTGCATGGGGTTGTTTTCCATATTTTGGTTGGGCGCCCTCCAACACGCTGCGGCGGCAACGCCCCGGAGCCTTCGCTCCGGGGCCCTGCATTCGATATGCGCGCGACCGCCGCAAAAAAGCCCGGCCTCGCGAGCGAGGCCGGGCTCTGTTGTCGAGCGATCGTTCAGGATCAGCCGCGGGTGCGCGAGCGGATCATGAAGCTGTCGTAGGTGTATTCGGCGACCTGCCACCACAGATACTCGTCGGAGCGGTAGGCCTGCATGGCGTCGATCACCTTCTTGAAGTCGGGGTTCTTGGCCGAAATCTCCGCCCACAGCTCATTGGTTGCCTTGAGGCAGGCCTCGAGCACCTCGTTGGTGAACGGACGGAGCTGCGTGCCGCCGGCGACGAGGCGCTTCAAAGCCGCCGGGTTCTGCAGGTCGTATCGCGCTGCCATCCAGGAGTTGGTGTTGGCGGCCGCATTGGTGAGGATCGCCTGGTAGGCCTTCGGAAGCTCGTTCCACTTGTCGAGGTTCGCGAATGCGTGGACGGTCGGGCCGCCTTCCCAGAAGCCCGGGTAGTAGTAGTACTTCGCAACCTTTGCGAAGCCGAGCTTCTCGTCGTCATAGGGACCGACCCATTCGGCGGCGTCGATGGTGCCCTTCTCCAGGGACGGATAGATGTCACCGCCGGCGAGCTGCTGCGGCACGACTCCAACTTTCTGCAATACCTGACCGGCGATGCCGCCGATTCGGAATTTCAGGCCCGAGAGATCGGCAACCGTCTTGATCTCCTTGCGGAACCAGCCGCCCATCTGCGTGCCGGTGTTGCCGCAGGGGAATGCGATGGCGTTCGCCGACTTCTTGAAGAACTCGTTGGCGAGTTCGTTGCCGCCGCCCTGATAGAGCCAGGAATTCTGCTGACGCGCATTCAGCCCGAACGGCACCGAGGCGAAGATCGCGTAGGTCGGGTCCTTGCCGACATAGTAGTAGGAGACGGTGTGACACATCTCGACCGTGCCCTTCTGGGTCGCGTCGAGCGCCTGCAGACCCGGAACGATCTCACCCGCCTGGAAGACCTGGATCTGAAACTTGTTGTCGGTCATCTCGGCGACCTGCTTGGCGAGATACTCCGCACCGCCATAGATCGTATCCAGCGACTTCGGAAAGCTCGAAGTCAGGCGCCACTTCACTTCCGGCGAGGACTGCGCAATCGCCGGCGAGGCCACTGCGGTCGCCGCCGCGCCTGCTGCCGACACCTTCAAAAAATCACGACGCTTCATCTTCAGGTCTCTCCTTGCTGGGGCGTTTCCCCTCAACTTCTCTTTTGCCGCCGCTCATCTCGGCGATGCGTTCATTAGAAATCGCGTCGAACCGATGGCGCTAGACTGCCGTGGGCCTTTAACACGGAAGCCCCGGTTGCGGAACGCGACATTGGCATGACGGACCTCTACGAAAGTCGCATGTCCACTGCGAACCAGCTCAGGCCGCTGCAATGACGCCCTTGAGCTGGTCCCGCACCTTCTCTGCGACGGCGCGGTAGATCGCCGCATGGGGTCCGTCGGGCTCGCTGTCGACCACCGGGCTGCCGGCATCCGACGTAGCGCGAATCGCCATGTGCAGAGGGACCTCGCCTAGGAACGGAACTCCAAGCTTCTCGGCCTCATGCCGGGCACCACCATGGCCGAAGATGTCCGACTTCGTGCCGCAATGCGGGCACTGGAAATAGCTCATGTTCTCGACGATGCCGAGCACCGGCACGTTCACTTTCCTGAACATGGCAAGACCCCGCCGTGCATCGATCAAGGACAGGTCCTGCGGGGTCGAGATGATGACGGCGCCCTTCAGCGGCACGTTCTGCGCCAGCGTGAGCTGGGCATCGCCCGTGCCCGGCGGCATGTCGACCACCAGCACGTCGAGCGTGCCCCATTCGACGTCGCGCAGCATCTGCGTCACCGCCGACATCACCATCGGGCCGCGCCAGATCATCGCGGTCTCTTCCTCCACCAGGAAGCCGATCGACATGATCGCGAGCCCGAAACGCCTGAGCGGAATCATCTTGCGTTCGCCGTTCAGCTCCGGCTTGTCGCGCAGGCCCGTCAGCCGCGGCATCGAGGGACCGTAGATGTCGGCATCGAGGAGCCCAACCTTCAACCCGAGGTCGCGCAGCCCCAGCGCCAGGTTGAGCGCGGTGGTCGACTTGCCGACACCGCCCTTGCCGGACGCCACAGCAATCACGGCGGCAACGCCCGGGATCTCGGATTGCCGCGACATCGGCGAGGCGGCGCCCTGCGGCGGCCGATGGGCATGGGCCGGCTGCACTCCCGGCGCGCCGCGGCTCGGTGCCGGTGGCGGCGTGCTGCCCGGCTTGCGCTCGGCGGTCAGCGCCACCAAGACCGTGGTGACACCCGGAATGGCGCGCACGGCGGCTTCGGCCTCGGCGCGAACCGGCTCCCAGGTCCGCGCCTCGGCGGCATCCACATTGATCGAGAAGAACACCTTGCCGTCAGAGGCACTGATCGCGCTCAGCACATTGGCATTGGTGAGCGCGACCCCGCGCGGCGATTTGATCCGGCTGAGGCTGTCGAGAACCTGTTGCTGCGTCACGCTCAAAGCGCATCTCCTGAACTCAAGATGTGCCCCATTAGAGCGGAAACGCCCAAAAGGCTACTGCCTGCCGATATCGTCAGCCATCTCGGCGGGCGCCGCCGCTCTCTGTTCCTTGGCTGCCTCGTAATTCAGCTCGATCATCACCCCGTTGGGATCGTGGACGAATATCTGCCAGAGGTCGCCGCCGGGCACCTGGCGGGACTCGAACTTCATGCCCTTGGCCGTCAGCCGCCGCTTCATGCCGTCGAACCCGCGGCTGACGAAAGCGACGTGGTGGACAACGCCGGAATCCGGCTTTTGTGGCTCCGCGGTCGGAGAAATATCGACGAGATGCACCACCGGCCTGCCCTCGCTGTACATCCAGGCCCCCGGAAAGGCGAAATTGGGCCGCGCGCCGTTCTCCAGGCCGAGCACCTCTTCATAGAAGCGGACCGTCTCCGCCAGCTTCCGGGTCCGGATATTGAAATGATCGAGGACGCCAACGCTCACGCCCAAATCCTCACCCATGCCGTCGCTCCTTTTTTGAAGTCCTTGGTCTTTTGAAGTCTTTTGAAGTGCTTGTCCTGCCATCCTAGCACAGGAGGGCGCCAAACGAAGCCGTTGCCCTCTGGCCTTAAGGGTTTATGGTGCGCGCGATCCGCCCTCGCAGCGGAACCTGGCGCCCCTCGCCCGGCAATAACCGTAAAAACCCAAACTACGGACAAGGTTACACACATGGCTAAAGTCGCTTTCCTCGGTCTCGGCGTGATGGGCTTCCCCATGGCCGGACACCTCGTGAAAAAAGGAGGCCATGAGGTCACCGTCTACAACCGCACCGCGGCCAAGGCGAAGGACTGGGCGGACAAGTTCGGCGGCAAGACCGCCAGCACCCCGAAGGCCGCCGCCGAAGGGCAGGATTTCGTGATGTGCTGCGTCGGCAACGACAACGACCTCCGCGCGGTCACGACCGGACCCGACGGCGCCTTTGCCGGCATGAAGAAGGGCGCGACCTTCGTCGACCACACCACTGCCTCCGCAGAGGTCGCACGCGAGCTCGATGCGGCCGCCACCAAGGCCGGCTTCAAATTCGTCGACGCGCCGGTCTCCGGCGGCCAGGCCGGCGCCGAGAACGGCGTGCTGACCGTGATGTGCGGCGGCGCCAAGGACGCCTATGCCGGCGCCGAGCCGGTGATCGCGGCCTATGCGCGCATGTGCAAGCTGCTCGGGCCGGCCGGCTCCGGCCAGCTCACCAAGATGGTCAACCAGATCTGCATCGCCGGCCTCGTGCAAGGCCTCTCGGAGGGCATCCACTTCGCCAAGAAGTCCGGCCTCGACGTGGCGGCCGTGATCGACACCATCTCCAAGGGCGCGGCGCAATCCTGGCAGATGGAGAACCGCTACAAGACCATGAACGAGGACAAGTACGATTTCGGCTTCGCGGTGGAATGGATGCGCAAGGATCTGTCGATCTGCATCGCGGAGGCCCGCCGCAACGGCGCCAACCTGCCGGTGACCGCGCTGGTCGACCAGTTCTATGCCGAGGTCGAGAAGATGGGCGGCAAGCGCTGGGATACGTCCAGCCTGCTTGCGCGCCTGCAGCGCTGAGGAGCGCTGCCAACCCGTTCGCTGACCGGGCAGGCGGCGACGGTCCCGAGCCTCGATGCGGCGCCTGCTGCGACGAGGCCGGGCAAGCGTGCATTAAGAGAGAAGTTCAGGGGGAACTGACTTGCTGAGTGTGATAGCCGCCGTTTTCATCGTTGCGTATGCAGCCATCGCGCTCGAGCACCCGCTAGGTATCAACAAGAGCGCTACCGCTCTGTTGGGAGCCGGCCTGCTCTGGACCATCTACGCGCTGTCCGTCGGCGAC is from Bradyrhizobium sp. ISRA430 and encodes:
- a CDS encoding TRAP transporter substrate-binding protein; this encodes MKRRDFLKVSAAGAAATAVASPAIAQSSPEVKWRLTSSFPKSLDTIYGGAEYLAKQVAEMTDNKFQIQVFQAGEIVPGLQALDATQKGTVEMCHTVSYYYVGKDPTYAIFASVPFGLNARQQNSWLYQGGGNELANEFFKKSANAIAFPCGNTGTQMGGWFRKEIKTVADLSGLKFRIGGIAGQVLQKVGVVPQQLAGGDIYPSLEKGTIDAAEWVGPYDDEKLGFAKVAKYYYYPGFWEGGPTVHAFANLDKWNELPKAYQAILTNAAANTNSWMAARYDLQNPAALKRLVAGGTQLRPFTNEVLEACLKATNELWAEISAKNPDFKKVIDAMQAYRSDEYLWWQVAEYTYDSFMIRSRTRG
- a CDS encoding Mrp/NBP35 family ATP-binding protein produces the protein MSVTQQQVLDSLSRIKSPRGVALTNANVLSAISASDGKVFFSINVDAAEARTWEPVRAEAEAAVRAIPGVTTVLVALTAERKPGSTPPPAPSRGAPGVQPAHAHRPPQGAASPMSRQSEIPGVAAVIAVASGKGGVGKSTTALNLALGLRDLGLKVGLLDADIYGPSMPRLTGLRDKPELNGERKMIPLRRFGLAIMSIGFLVEEETAMIWRGPMVMSAVTQMLRDVEWGTLDVLVVDMPPGTGDAQLTLAQNVPLKGAVIISTPQDLSLIDARRGLAMFRKVNVPVLGIVENMSYFQCPHCGTKSDIFGHGGARHEAEKLGVPFLGEVPLHMAIRATSDAGSPVVDSEPDGPHAAIYRAVAEKVRDQLKGVIAAA
- a CDS encoding VOC family protein, translating into MGEDLGVSVGVLDHFNIRTRKLAETVRFYEEVLGLENGARPNFAFPGAWMYSEGRPVVHLVDISPTAEPQKPDSGVVHHVAFVSRGFDGMKRRLTAKGMKFESRQVPGGDLWQIFVHDPNGVMIELNYEAAKEQRAAAPAEMADDIGRQ
- a CDS encoding NAD(P)-dependent oxidoreductase, yielding MAKVAFLGLGVMGFPMAGHLVKKGGHEVTVYNRTAAKAKDWADKFGGKTASTPKAAAEGQDFVMCCVGNDNDLRAVTTGPDGAFAGMKKGATFVDHTTASAEVARELDAAATKAGFKFVDAPVSGGQAGAENGVLTVMCGGAKDAYAGAEPVIAAYARMCKLLGPAGSGQLTKMVNQICIAGLVQGLSEGIHFAKKSGLDVAAVIDTISKGAAQSWQMENRYKTMNEDKYDFGFAVEWMRKDLSICIAEARRNGANLPVTALVDQFYAEVEKMGGKRWDTSSLLARLQR